A stretch of DNA from Luteibaculum oceani:
GTTCAGACCGTCCGGTTACTTCCATCCAAAGGTAATTTGCGTAATCCCTATAGGATCTGAATATAGTCTCAATAAAGCTACTCATACACCACTGTTCCTTTATTTAGCCATACCGACCACATTTTACTGTAGCCATGAACACTATCGGTAGGCTTCCCCTCTTTGTAAATGGGGTACTCTTTATTTACCCATTCGAAAATTCCGCCGTAAAGGTTATAAACTTGGGTAAACCCCTGTTCTTTCAGTGTTCTGGTAATTTTTTCGCTTCGCGCACCTATAGAACAGTATACAACAACCGGTGAAGATTTTTTGATATCCTCCACGCGTTCTATTTTAAAATCATCAAAGCCCACCCATTTAGCCTCTTTTATATGGGAAACTTCATACTCCCCTCGCTCGCGAGCATCGAGAAAAACAGCCTCTCCTTTTTGATGTAGCGTGTAAGCCGAATCGATAAGTATTTCCCGAACATCGTGTTTGAGCATACTATTCAGTAACATCCTAAATGCGAAACTGTCGACTTTTTTATCCTGCGCCATGCCTAATATTGGAAGGACAAATAAACATATAGAAAACAAAAATCCACCCATATTGCTAATATAGGTGGATCTCATTTTACTCATTAAACATTAGTTTTATTTAAGGAAAGCGGCCAGCATCCAGCAGATTTTCTCTTGGGCAGAAATGTACCCCGTCATAAGGTCTACTGTGGCTTCATCTCCTGCTCCGCTTGCCAGTTCTAGTACTTTTCTTTCTTGCGTTAGCAAAGTTTTAAAGTTGTCCAGTAAGGTGGATACCAATTCCTTATCATTCCCTGTGGTATCTACCTCCACTATATTACTTTCAGCTAAAATGTCCTTCAGCTTATGAATTGGCACATATCCTAGGGTTAGAACACGCTCTGCCACCTCATCAACATTCTCTTTGGCATTATTGTAGAGCTCCTCAAATTTCTCATGCAACGTAAAGAAGTTTTCACCTTTAATGTTCCAATGGGCTGCACGAAGATTTTGATAAAAAACGTGGTAATCCGCCAATAGCTGGTTTAGCTCAGTTGCCAAATTTTTAGTTTCCTTTTCTCCGAGTCCAATGTAGTTTTTATTCAAAGTAGTTTCCATAAATTCTATTTTTATTTTTCTGATTATCAATTAATTACACTGCTAAAATACAGGATATAAAGCCATCAGTCAAATTGATAATTTGTATATTCGTATAGATTTAAGCTATATGACACTAATTCAACTGGAATATGTAATTGCGGTTCACAACCACAAAAGCTTTAGCAAGGCTTCAGAGGCATGTTTTGTTACACAGCCTACTCTTTCTATGCAAATTCAAAAGTTAGAAGATGAATTGGGGGTAATCCTATTTGATAGAAAAAAGAAACCCATTGGAACTACGGAAATTGGAGAGATGGTTGTTGAGCAGGCAAGAGACCTAGTTAGTGGAGAGAAGGCTATTAAGGAGTTAGTATCTCAATATAAAGGAGCGATTGCGGGAGAATTAAAAGTGGGGATTATTCCTACGGTAGCCCCCTACCTCCTCCCTCTTTTTCTTCCCAATGTTATAAAGGCTTATCCAACCTTGAACTTACAAATTGAGGAAAAGACAACTGAGGAAATTATTGACAACTTACTAGCAGACCATATTGACATCGGAATCCTAGCCACACCATTGAGCAACCCTCGAATTACTGAATATCCACTATATTCAGAGGGAATGTATTTCTATGTTTCTCCGAAACATCCACTTTATCAAAAAGAAAGTATTGATATAAATGAGATAGATGGTAAAGATATGTGGTTATTACACAAAGGACATTGCTTTAGAAACCAGGTATTAAAATTGTGTGAGAGATTCAATAAAGATCACATCCAAGGCTTGGCGTTTGAAAGCGGATCCATTGAAACCATTATTAAAATTATTGACAGTCATAATGGGCTTACCATGATTCCCGAAACCGCTTTATTTACCTTGGCTCCAGAGCAAAAAAAACACGTAAGACCCATTGAAAAAAACCAACCTGGTAGAGAAATAAGCATTGTTGTTAGCCGGACCTATCTGAAAAAACAGTTAATCCAAGAACTGAACAACATGATTGTCGAAGCCCTACCGGCAACCCTTAAACATAATAAAGTTCGCATTTTAGATATCAATTAATTTCTACCAAAAATTTATAAACTATCGTTTTATTTTGTTAATTCGTCAAGCCTTTACCCTCTTCCAACAATTACCTTAAGATTTTACGAATTTGAATAACTAATTTTTATGGTCTAACCAACCATTGCAATTACCCATAATGGAAGAGATTCTAAGAATTCAAGCCATTGAGGAGCACGGATTTGATTATAACAAACCGAGCTCCGC
This window harbors:
- a CDS encoding rhodanese-like domain-containing protein, which gives rise to MSKMRSTYISNMGGFLFSICLFVLPILGMAQDKKVDSFAFRMLLNSMLKHDVREILIDSAYTLHQKGEAVFLDARERGEYEVSHIKEAKWVGFDDFKIERVEDIKKSSPVVVYCSIGARSEKITRTLKEQGFTQVYNLYGGIFEWVNKEYPIYKEGKPTDSVHGYSKMWSVWLNKGTVVYE
- a CDS encoding Dps family protein; this encodes METTLNKNYIGLGEKETKNLATELNQLLADYHVFYQNLRAAHWNIKGENFFTLHEKFEELYNNAKENVDEVAERVLTLGYVPIHKLKDILAESNIVEVDTTGNDKELVSTLLDNFKTLLTQERKVLELASGAGDEATVDLMTGYISAQEKICWMLAAFLK
- a CDS encoding hydrogen peroxide-inducible genes activator encodes the protein MTLIQLEYVIAVHNHKSFSKASEACFVTQPTLSMQIQKLEDELGVILFDRKKKPIGTTEIGEMVVEQARDLVSGEKAIKELVSQYKGAIAGELKVGIIPTVAPYLLPLFLPNVIKAYPTLNLQIEEKTTEEIIDNLLADHIDIGILATPLSNPRITEYPLYSEGMYFYVSPKHPLYQKESIDINEIDGKDMWLLHKGHCFRNQVLKLCERFNKDHIQGLAFESGSIETIIKIIDSHNGLTMIPETALFTLAPEQKKHVRPIEKNQPGREISIVVSRTYLKKQLIQELNNMIVEALPATLKHNKVRILDIN